AAGATACCCCATAAAGGCTGTTTGCCATTGAAACAAATGTTCACAGTACCCATCTACTTAATGGaattggtatttgtttcattgacCCATTGTTGACattgtcccaaaatgttttgcttgtcggCACTTACGTTTTCACGATATgtatctttcaaaatacagaaattatCGTacgatttctgtattttgaaagtgaaatatcttgaaaacttgacagcagctgggtctggtctacttagtAAGTATTAGTTATTTTTAACCAGAAAAAGGAGCCTATAAAATATCTCGCTTTCTCTTCTGTCTCATGAGCCATGCAGTGAGGATTCAGTTTATTTCATTGGGTGGCAGCAAAGAGCTATCTCCAGTGCCACTAACAGCATTATAGGAGATCGGCAGTGTATAATTTACAGTGTAATCAATGGTTTATTACACAGAGAAATTGACTGCTTTTATGGACGACTGCTTAAAAAGACCACTGACATTTCATATCATATGAACGTGTAATTTAGCATGAAGCTGTGATGGTTGTGTTACAGTTGTGCCACCAATCATCTCTATGGGTCTGAAACCTCCAGTGATGCCCTTGATGACTTTTTAGTGACAGGGCTCTAATGCTCTTTCACcttctctcgcccctctctctttctctctgtccagaTCACGGGGGCGATCCTCTTGGCTGTGGGACTATGGGGAAAGTTTATGCTGGGTGCGTACATATCTATCATCGCTGACAGCTCCACCAACGCTCCTTATGTTCTCATCGGCACCGGAACATGCATCATCGTGTTCGGACTGTTTGGATGCTTCGCTACCTGCCGCGGGAGCCCATGGATGCTCAAGCTGGTGAGAGCTAGGAGAAGTTGGTGAGAGCTAGGAGAGGTTGGTGAGAGCTAGGATAAGTTGGTGAGAGCTAGGAGAAGTTGGTGAGAGCTAGGAGAAGTTGATGAGAGCTAGGAGAAGTTGATGAGAGCTAGGAGAAGTTGATGAGAGCTAGGAGAAGTTGATGAGAGCTAGGAGAAGTTGATGAGAGCTAGGAGAAGTTGATGAGAGCTAGGAGAAGTTGGCGAGAGCTAGGAGAAGTTGGCGAGAGCTAGGAGAAGTTGGCGAGAGCTAGGAGAAGTTGGCGAGAGCTAGGAGAAGTTGGCGAGAGCGAGCTAGGAGAAGTTGGCGAGAGCGAGCTAGGAGAAGTTGGCGAGAGCGAGCTAGGAGAAGTTGGCGAGAGCTAGGAGAAGTTGGCGAGAGCTATGAGAAGTTGGCGAGAGCTAGGAGAAGTTGGCGAGAGCTAGGAGAAGTTGATGAGAGCTAGAGGAGTTGGTGAGAGCTAGAGAAGTTGATGAGAGCTAGGAGAAGTTGATGAGAGCTACGAGAAGTTGATGAGAGCTACGAGAAGTTGGTGAGAGCGAGAGGAGTTGGTGAGAGCTAGATGAGTTGGTGAGAGCTAGAGGAGTTGGTGAGAGCTAGGAGAAGCTGGTGAGACCTAGGATAAGTTGTCATCCGagtaactgaaatgtgtctttcttCCCACTGGGGAAGAAACAGAATTCAACATCTGTTCCACATTGGTTCAAAGTAAtatcattgaaatgacgtggaaacaacgttaattcaaccagtgtgtgcccagtgggtttgtttctgtctttgtttcgTTTTTGATTCCTTTCCTTCTAAAAATGTCTTCCTTTCCTACTGTCATTCAACGTTCCTTGCAGTGTTTCGAGAATCTTATCGTGAGCAAAGGGTGAGAAAGTCTGCAAAATATACACAGTAACTCAGTGGCCGTTTTGTGGCGCCCTGTGTGCCCTCTCTCTGCAGTATGCCATGTTCCTGTCCCTGATCTTCCTGGCTGAGCTTGTGGCTGGCATCTCCGGCTTTGTCTTTCGTCATGAGGTAGGTGGCCCTGCCATACATGCCTCTGGCACTCACCCACAGGATCATGAGTACCCACCCACttggcacagatgtcaattcaatgtctattccacgttaGTTCAATGTAATTTTGTTGAactgacgtggaaacaatgttgattcaaccagcgtGTTCCCAGTGGGCAGAATTCATCAGTCAGAGTGTCCATCTGTTTCACAACGGGAGAAGCTATGAACACAACAAGAACTTTGTGTTTGTGTTCCCAGATAAAGGGAACCTTCCAGAGGACCTTCAGTGAGGCAGTGAAGAACTACAATTCCCAGGACGAGAGGAGCCTGGCTGTGGACAATGTGCAGCGCAGTGTGAGTGACGGTCATTTTGACAGCCAAATTAGGGTTGTGATTAAAAACGGACTGTgataaaactctctctctctctctctccatccccctctctctctctccccatccccctctctctctctccatccccctctctctctctctccatcccccccctctctctctctccacccccccccctctctctctctctcccccccccctctctctctctctccatccccctctctctctctctctctccatccccctctctccctccagttgaAATGCTGTGGTGTGTTGAACTACACCAGCTGGTTGTCCAGTATCTGGTTCCCTAACAACGGCATCCCACCCAGCTGCTGTGCCAGCATCTCTGACTGTAACGCTTCTGACCTGCACAATGTCACCATAGCCCCCAGCAAGGTCCACCagcaggtcagacacacacacggacagacagacacacaccgtacacactgacaaacacactcACTTGTCTTGTCTTCTACAGGGCTGTTATGAGCTAGTGACTGACTTCATTGAGACTAACATGGGGATCATTGCTGGAGTGACATTTGGAATAGCGGTCTCACAAGTAAGTAACAGTATGGGCCAGCTGTTCTTCCActctccttctgtgtgtgtgtgtgtgtgtgtgtgagcgtgcaccCAGTGCAGGTTATTAATGATTACACACGGCTGGGGCGGTGTTCACCACTGCTCCTTCAGACCCAATCAGCTAGTCCGCCACTCAGAGCCTGTTCCATCACACACATACCATTCAGGCGCGTCTCGGGAACTATTATGCAGACCAGAGtacaagagcacacacacacactctccatccctctcgctTTTCCACATATGcatacagacacacgcacactctctctctcccctacctccttcctcatttctcctctctctccctctctcctcatttctcctatccctccttcgctctctcctctctctcctctgcgcGAGTGTGGTCGTTACCTCCTGCTCGGCTGACATGCTCGATTAGCCCCACAGCGCCGCTCGTCGTCACAGCGACCCCCTCCATTACCCCTAATGGGCCTgggggaggtaggtagagagagtgagagtgtgtgtgtgtctccgtggaCGCTGTGACCTGCGACGGCCTGCTCTTCTGCAGTCCCGAGCCCATTAATTGCACCGTAAACGTTATGGAGGGAAGCGgcgaggggagaaggaggggtggcagagagagatcaATGACACCTCTTAGAGGAGCAGCCACCCCTTTAATGTATCTTatccctatccctcctctcctccttccctgatccctcctctcctccttccctgatccctcctctcctccttccctgatCCCTCCTTGGCCCTCCATCCCCCGGCAatgaggatggagggaagagggggagggtggagggaagaggggggagatggaggaaagaCAGGACCTCTAAGAGAGATGATTTATTGTGTGCTGTTGGAACTGACTCATTTTCATCAccacccccctcccttctctaccactctctcccccattatctctctctctctctcccactctctctctctttctctccagtcaATTGGTATGCTGTTGGCATGCTGTCTGTCGCGGCTTATCACTGCCAACCAATATGAGATGGTGTAGCAGTGAGGTGCAGGtgagtctgacacacacacaaatacttcaTTTGAATC
This genomic interval from Oncorhynchus clarkii lewisi isolate Uvic-CL-2024 chromosome 18, UVic_Ocla_1.0, whole genome shotgun sequence contains the following:
- the LOC139372998 gene encoding tetraspanin-7-like isoform X1, producing the protein MASRRMETKPVITCLKTLLVVYSFVFWITGAILLAVGLWGKFMLGAYISIIADSSTNAPYVLIGTGTCIIVFGLFGCFATCRGSPWMLKLYAMFLSLIFLAELVAGISGFVFRHEIKGTFQRTFSEAVKNYNSQDERSLAVDNVQRSLKCCGVLNYTSWLSSIWFPNNGIPPSCCASISDCNASDLHNVTIAPSKVHQQGCYELVTDFIETNMGIIAGVTFGIAVSQSIGMLLACCLSRLITANQYEMV
- the LOC139372998 gene encoding tetraspanin-7-like isoform X2 codes for the protein MASRRMETKPVITCLKTLLVVYSFVFWITGAILLAVGLWGKFMLGAYISIIADSSTNAPYVLIGTGTCIIVFGLFGCFATCRGSPWMLKLIKGTFQRTFSEAVKNYNSQDERSLAVDNVQRSLKCCGVLNYTSWLSSIWFPNNGIPPSCCASISDCNASDLHNVTIAPSKVHQQGCYELVTDFIETNMGIIAGVTFGIAVSQSIGMLLACCLSRLITANQYEMV